One Burkholderia pyrrocinia DNA segment encodes these proteins:
- a CDS encoding hydantoinase B/oxoprolinase family protein: protein MNMMSSQEVGFADLLKNGQTLKQFRDGILERTAQTGHYNGLERLALRERDPIRYEKMFSKLRGGLVHARETAKKIAASPIVEQEGELCFTLYNAAGDCVLTSTGIIIHVGTMGAAIKYMIENNWEANPGIQPGDMFTNNDCSIGNVHPCDIATIVPIFAHGKLVGWVGGVTHVIDTGAVTPGSMSTGQVQRFGDGYMITCRKTGVNDTPLRDWLHESQRSVRTPKYWILDERTRIAGCHMIRDLIEEVIDEEGLDAYEEFSFEVIEEGRRGLQTRIKAMTLPGKYRKVAFVDVPYNHPDVQTSSAFAKLDSIMHSPVEMEIRKDGSWRLDFEGASRWGWHSYNAHQVAFTSGIWVMMTQTLVPTQRINDGAYFGTEFHLPKGAWMNPDDRRTGHAYAWHFLVSGWSAMWRALSQAYFSRGYLEEVNAGNANTSNWLQGGGINQDGDIHAVNSFEASSCGTGACAIKDGLNHAAAIWNPEGDMGDIEIWEMAEPLLYLGRNVKSNSGGYGKYRGGCGFETLRMVWKAQDWTMFFMGNGYMNSDWGLMGGYPPATGYRFEAHRTGIKERIALGESLPLGGDTNPDLPDYENHLNAGAVVKRDQQCMTTEDCYSNYDLYLNYLRGGPGFGDPLDREIDAIERDLNNAVLLPEYAQKVYGAVATRDANGIWTVDPQASALLRIEIRNARLARSQPTREWMKGERERILLKHASTQVQHMFATSFGLSTKFEQQFRAFWELPDTWTLTEDELDVPTYGSKFRMDLSKMPDVNTVVLVEE, encoded by the coding sequence ATGAACATGATGTCCAGCCAGGAAGTCGGCTTCGCCGATCTGCTGAAGAACGGCCAGACGCTCAAGCAGTTTCGCGACGGCATTCTCGAGCGCACCGCGCAAACCGGCCATTACAACGGGCTCGAACGGCTCGCGCTGCGCGAGCGCGATCCGATCCGCTACGAGAAGATGTTCTCGAAGCTGCGCGGCGGCCTCGTGCATGCGCGCGAAACGGCCAAGAAGATTGCGGCGAGCCCGATCGTCGAGCAGGAAGGGGAGCTGTGCTTCACGCTCTACAACGCGGCGGGCGACTGCGTGCTCACGTCGACCGGGATCATCATCCACGTCGGCACGATGGGCGCGGCGATCAAGTACATGATCGAGAACAACTGGGAAGCCAATCCGGGCATTCAGCCCGGTGACATGTTCACCAACAACGACTGCTCGATCGGCAACGTCCACCCGTGCGACATCGCGACGATCGTGCCGATTTTCGCGCATGGCAAGCTGGTCGGCTGGGTCGGCGGCGTCACGCACGTGATCGATACGGGCGCGGTGACGCCGGGCTCGATGTCGACGGGCCAGGTGCAGCGTTTCGGCGACGGTTACATGATCACGTGCCGCAAGACAGGGGTGAACGACACGCCGCTGCGCGACTGGCTGCACGAGAGCCAGCGCTCGGTTCGCACGCCGAAGTACTGGATTCTCGACGAGCGCACGCGTATCGCCGGCTGCCACATGATCCGCGATCTGATCGAGGAAGTGATCGACGAGGAAGGCCTCGACGCGTACGAGGAATTCAGCTTCGAGGTGATCGAGGAAGGACGGCGCGGCCTGCAGACGCGCATCAAGGCGATGACGCTGCCGGGCAAGTATCGCAAGGTCGCGTTCGTCGACGTGCCGTACAACCATCCCGACGTGCAGACGTCGTCGGCGTTTGCGAAGCTCGACTCGATCATGCATTCGCCGGTCGAGATGGAGATCCGCAAGGACGGCTCGTGGCGTCTCGATTTCGAAGGCGCGAGCCGCTGGGGCTGGCACTCGTACAACGCGCACCAGGTCGCGTTCACGAGCGGCATCTGGGTGATGATGACGCAGACGCTGGTGCCGACGCAGCGTATCAACGACGGCGCGTATTTCGGCACCGAATTCCACCTGCCCAAGGGCGCGTGGATGAACCCGGACGACCGCCGCACCGGACACGCTTACGCGTGGCACTTCCTGGTGTCGGGCTGGAGCGCGATGTGGCGCGCCCTGTCGCAGGCGTACTTCAGCCGCGGCTATCTCGAGGAAGTCAACGCGGGGAACGCCAACACGTCGAACTGGCTGCAGGGCGGCGGGATCAACCAGGACGGCGATATCCATGCGGTGAACAGCTTCGAGGCATCGTCGTGCGGCACCGGCGCGTGCGCGATCAAGGACGGCCTGAATCACGCGGCCGCGATCTGGAACCCCGAAGGCGACATGGGCGACATCGAGATCTGGGAGATGGCCGAGCCGCTGCTGTACCTCGGCCGCAACGTGAAGTCGAATTCGGGCGGCTACGGCAAGTACCGCGGCGGGTGCGGATTCGAGACGCTGCGCATGGTCTGGAAGGCGCAGGACTGGACGATGTTCTTCATGGGCAACGGCTACATGAACAGCGACTGGGGCCTGATGGGCGGTTACCCGCCCGCCACCGGCTATCGCTTCGAAGCGCATCGCACGGGCATCAAGGAACGCATCGCGCTCGGCGAGAGCCTGCCGCTCGGCGGCGATACGAATCCGGACCTGCCGGATTACGAAAACCACCTGAACGCCGGCGCGGTCGTCAAGCGCGACCAGCAATGCATGACCACGGAGGACTGCTACAGCAACTACGATCTCTACCTGAACTACCTGCGCGGCGGCCCCGGCTTCGGCGATCCGCTCGACCGCGAGATCGACGCGATCGAACGCGATCTCAACAACGCGGTGCTGCTGCCCGAATACGCGCAGAAGGTCTACGGGGCGGTCGCGACGCGGGATGCCAACGGCATCTGGACGGTCGATCCGCAAGCGAGCGCGCTGCTGCGCATCGAGATCCGCAACGCCCGTCTCGCACGCTCGCAACCGACCCGCGAATGGATGAAGGGCGAGCGCGAGCGGATCCTGCTCAAGCACGCATCGACCCAGGTGCAGCACATGTTCGCGACGAGCTTCGGCCTGTCGACGAAATTCGAGCAGCAGTTCCGCGCGTTCTGGGAGCTGCCGGACACGTGGACGCTCACCGAGGACGAGCTCGACGTGCCGACCTACGGCTCGAAATTCCGCATGGACCTGTCGAAGATGCCCGACGTCAATACGGTGGTGCTGGTCGAGGAGTGA
- a CDS encoding acetone carboxylase subunit gamma, protein MSTYTKEQIRNMVDGKLDWDTTLRMLSMPKDGERFRMYVDALQRKLGWKDRIVLPLGPHLYIVQQWATKHWVTQCDCGHVFCDYRDNWKLHANIFVRESDEAMDEVYPRLMAPDTQWQVYREYYCPTCGAMHDVEAPTPWYPVIHDFEPDIDAFYAEWVKLPVPERVQ, encoded by the coding sequence ATGTCTACCTACACGAAGGAACAGATCAGGAACATGGTCGACGGCAAGCTCGACTGGGACACGACGTTGCGCATGCTGTCGATGCCGAAGGACGGCGAGCGCTTCCGGATGTATGTCGATGCGCTGCAGCGGAAGCTCGGCTGGAAGGACCGCATCGTGCTGCCGCTCGGCCCGCACCTGTACATCGTGCAGCAATGGGCGACGAAGCACTGGGTCACGCAGTGCGACTGCGGTCACGTGTTCTGCGATTACCGCGACAACTGGAAGCTGCACGCGAACATCTTCGTGCGCGAATCCGACGAGGCGATGGACGAGGTCTATCCACGCCTGATGGCGCCCGACACGCAATGGCAGGTCTATCGCGAATACTACTGCCCGACCTGCGGCGCGATGCACGACGTCGAGGCACCTACGCCGTGGTACCCGGTCATTCACGACTTCGAACCCGACATCGATGCGTTCTACGCGGAATGGGTGAAGCTGCCGGTTCCGGAGCGCGTGCAATGA
- a CDS encoding sigma-54-dependent Fis family transcriptional regulator, translating to MQQRGTPMDWFPSPHHDASIMAAWEHLVTGSEWRSPDVRGVVDDSWQRCLVSRVDPGVDRAPPPLDEDGLVQWRTSNGRLVDASLPLMQQTRDFLSQTGTVMLLADPSGMILQQEGDMRIVEPAREVGLIPGCEWTELNCGTNAIGTALALRQPVQIHGAEHFCAGIKRWTCSATVIQDPRDGHVLGVIDISGLAQTYNPYSLALAVSLAGRIESRLAKEGMARRLSLLDRCASRFGASSSDAVIVVDERGRLVKANAQVVPVLRRLGFDIRCDAAFVLPELEHYAGDGRLSASAPAWLSRSHIETVRDGADVLGYMIVTPGIANPRGAVPIARGRERHGGEPRGFERIVGDSAALRQAVNRARQLAPSRVPVLLLGDTGVGKELFAQGIHQASDRADGPFVALNCGGLSRDLLASELFGYAEGAFTGARKSGAAGKIEAADGGTLFLDEIGEMPLDIQPHLLRVLEESEIYRLGENAPRRVNFRLVAATHRDLKDAVAKGQFRMDLYYRIAVTTVSIPSLRERGEDLPALIAHWLGHLCESYGLSPRSFDDDAYARLLRYPWPGNVRELRNAIEGALLLSDSPVIKADKLPAEIGAGAPIDACAARPADALAPDAGDSLKKAEAESIRRALVRHAGNLTKAASQLGIAKSTLYEKIRKYRLLDAVSDGRGRAK from the coding sequence ATGCAACAGAGAGGCACGCCGATGGACTGGTTTCCCAGTCCACACCATGACGCGAGCATCATGGCCGCATGGGAGCATCTGGTGACAGGCAGCGAGTGGCGTTCGCCCGACGTACGCGGCGTGGTCGACGATTCGTGGCAGCGCTGTCTCGTCAGCCGCGTCGATCCCGGCGTCGACCGCGCGCCGCCGCCGCTCGATGAAGACGGGCTCGTGCAGTGGCGCACGTCGAACGGTCGCCTCGTCGATGCGAGTCTGCCGCTGATGCAGCAGACCCGGGATTTCCTTTCGCAGACGGGCACGGTGATGCTGCTGGCCGATCCGAGCGGGATGATCCTCCAGCAGGAGGGCGACATGCGGATCGTCGAGCCTGCGCGCGAGGTCGGCCTCATTCCGGGCTGCGAGTGGACCGAGCTGAATTGCGGCACCAATGCGATCGGCACCGCGCTCGCGCTCAGGCAGCCGGTCCAGATCCATGGCGCGGAGCACTTCTGCGCGGGCATCAAGCGCTGGACCTGCTCGGCGACCGTCATCCAGGATCCGCGCGACGGGCACGTATTGGGCGTGATCGACATTTCGGGGCTCGCGCAAACCTATAACCCATACAGCCTTGCGCTCGCGGTATCGCTTGCGGGCCGTATCGAAAGCCGGCTCGCGAAGGAGGGCATGGCGCGCCGCCTGAGCCTGCTTGACCGCTGCGCGTCACGCTTCGGTGCGTCTTCCTCCGATGCGGTGATCGTCGTCGACGAGCGCGGCCGACTCGTCAAGGCCAACGCGCAGGTCGTTCCGGTGTTGCGCCGGCTCGGATTCGATATCCGGTGCGACGCGGCGTTCGTGCTGCCCGAACTCGAACACTACGCGGGCGACGGCCGCCTGTCGGCGAGCGCGCCGGCATGGCTGTCGCGCAGCCACATCGAAACCGTGCGTGACGGCGCGGACGTGCTCGGCTACATGATCGTGACGCCGGGCATCGCGAATCCCCGCGGGGCCGTCCCGATCGCGCGCGGACGGGAACGGCACGGCGGCGAGCCGCGAGGGTTCGAGCGCATCGTCGGCGACAGCGCTGCATTGCGGCAGGCCGTGAATCGTGCGCGCCAGCTCGCGCCGTCCAGGGTGCCGGTGCTGCTGCTCGGCGACACCGGCGTCGGCAAGGAGCTGTTCGCGCAGGGTATCCATCAGGCGAGCGATCGCGCCGACGGTCCGTTCGTTGCGCTCAACTGCGGCGGGTTGTCGAGAGACCTCCTTGCCAGCGAGTTGTTCGGCTACGCGGAAGGCGCATTTACCGGCGCACGCAAGTCCGGTGCGGCGGGCAAGATCGAAGCGGCCGATGGCGGCACGCTGTTTCTCGACGAGATCGGGGAAATGCCGCTCGACATCCAGCCGCATCTGCTGCGCGTGCTGGAGGAGAGCGAAATCTATCGCCTCGGCGAGAATGCGCCGCGCAGGGTGAATTTCCGGCTGGTCGCGGCGACGCACCGGGATTTGAAGGACGCCGTCGCGAAAGGCCAGTTCCGGATGGATCTGTACTACCGGATCGCGGTCACGACCGTGTCGATTCCGAGCTTGCGCGAGCGTGGCGAGGACCTGCCGGCGCTGATTGCGCATTGGCTCGGGCATCTGTGCGAGTCCTATGGCCTCTCCCCGAGGTCGTTCGACGACGATGCGTACGCGCGCCTGTTGCGCTATCCGTGGCCCGGCAATGTGCGCGAACTGCGGAACGCGATCGAGGGGGCGCTGCTGCTGTCGGACAGCCCGGTGATCAAGGCCGACAAGCTGCCTGCCGAGATCGGCGCGGGGGCGCCGATCGATGCGTGCGCCGCGCGGCCCGCCGACGCGCTCGCGCCGGATGCGGGCGACTCGTTGAAGAAGGCCGAGGCGGAATCGATTCGCCGCGCGCTTGTGCGTCATGCCGGCAACCTGACGAAGGCGGCGAGTCAGCTCGGCATCGCGAAGAGCACGCTCTATGAAAAGATCCGCAAGTATCGCTTGCTCGACGCAGTGAGCGACGGCCGGGGGCGCGCGAAGTAA
- the ypfJ gene encoding KPN_02809 family neutral zinc metallopeptidase, protein MRLDDERESMNVEDRRGAGGFGGGRGATIGIGTIVVALAASYFFGIDPRVVLEGASALQGRQQQAQPAPAQRQGAPVNDPGSVFTRKVLGNIERTWTGVFNTQLHAQYEPPKLVMFTNSTPTACGTGQTAMGPFYCPADRKVYIDLGFYDELRKRFGAGGDFAQAYVIAHEVGHHVQNLLGISDKVDAARRRSSQARSNALSVRMELQADCFAGVWANNAQRANQRLMEPGDFEQGLKAAAAIGDDRLQQQGQGHVVPESFTHGTSDQRVYWLRRGMEAGEVSACDTFAANAR, encoded by the coding sequence ATGAGGCTGGACGACGAAAGAGAAAGCATGAACGTCGAGGATCGCCGCGGCGCCGGCGGTTTCGGCGGCGGGCGCGGCGCGACGATCGGCATCGGCACGATCGTGGTCGCGCTGGCCGCGTCGTATTTCTTCGGGATCGACCCGCGCGTGGTGCTCGAAGGCGCATCGGCGCTGCAGGGCCGCCAGCAGCAGGCGCAGCCCGCGCCGGCGCAGCGCCAGGGCGCGCCCGTGAACGATCCGGGCTCGGTGTTCACGCGCAAGGTGCTCGGCAATATCGAGCGCACGTGGACGGGCGTGTTCAACACCCAGTTACATGCGCAGTACGAGCCGCCGAAGCTCGTGATGTTCACGAACTCGACGCCGACCGCATGCGGCACGGGCCAGACGGCGATGGGGCCGTTCTACTGTCCGGCCGACCGCAAGGTGTATATCGATCTCGGCTTCTACGACGAGCTGCGCAAACGCTTCGGCGCCGGAGGCGATTTCGCGCAGGCTTACGTGATCGCGCACGAGGTCGGCCATCACGTGCAGAACCTGCTCGGCATTTCCGACAAGGTCGACGCCGCGCGCCGGCGTTCGAGCCAGGCACGCTCGAACGCGCTGTCGGTACGGATGGAGCTGCAGGCCGACTGCTTCGCCGGCGTGTGGGCGAACAACGCGCAGCGCGCGAACCAGCGGCTGATGGAGCCCGGCGATTTCGAGCAGGGGCTGAAGGCGGCGGCCGCGATCGGCGACGATCGGCTGCAGCAGCAAGGGCAGGGCCATGTCGTGCCGGAGAGCTTCACGCACGGCACCAGCGACCAGCGCGTGTACTGGCTGCGGCGCGGGATGGAGGCGGGCGAGGTGAGCGCCTGCGACACGTTCGCCGCGAACGCGCGCTGA
- a CDS encoding helix-turn-helix transcriptional regulator: MPTPSVPADQDAADWQRALRACVDAFDAFASPSAIVFYRLDQSGEPADFELFGMPESMHRTYVARYRMLDPLHPSRCAAGECAVVTLASQLPDERRDASAYWTRFLRRHDVADVVEIWLRDAGRTVGAFSLLRFGTGEAGGCATGNSTAGRFAPGEIDALARLQPVAEAALSPLLRARRGIHRIGCEERLTYREEQIARLVRDGRSNKEIARDLALGQPTIKTHLMRMYRKLGVSNRTELVGALFL; the protein is encoded by the coding sequence ATGCCGACCCCATCCGTTCCCGCCGACCAGGACGCCGCCGACTGGCAACGCGCGCTGCGCGCGTGCGTGGACGCGTTCGACGCGTTCGCGAGCCCGTCCGCGATCGTGTTCTACCGGCTCGACCAGAGCGGCGAACCGGCCGATTTCGAACTGTTCGGGATGCCGGAATCGATGCATCGCACCTATGTCGCGCGCTACCGGATGCTCGATCCGCTGCATCCGTCGCGTTGCGCGGCAGGGGAATGCGCGGTCGTCACGCTCGCTTCCCAATTGCCTGACGAAAGACGCGATGCGTCCGCGTACTGGACCCGCTTCCTGCGGCGCCACGACGTGGCCGACGTCGTCGAGATCTGGCTGCGCGACGCGGGCCGCACGGTCGGTGCGTTTTCGTTGCTGCGCTTCGGGACGGGTGAGGCGGGCGGCTGCGCGACCGGAAATAGCACGGCAGGCCGGTTCGCGCCCGGCGAGATCGACGCGCTCGCGCGGCTGCAGCCTGTCGCCGAAGCCGCGCTGAGCCCGCTGCTGCGCGCGCGGCGCGGGATTCACCGGATCGGTTGCGAAGAGCGGCTGACCTACCGCGAGGAACAGATCGCGCGCCTCGTGCGCGACGGCCGCTCGAACAAGGAGATCGCACGCGATCTCGCGCTCGGGCAACCGACCATCAAGACGCACCTGATGCGCATGTATCGCAAGCTCGGCGTGTCGAATCGCACCGAACTGGTCGGGGCGCTGTTCCTGTAA
- a CDS encoding aldehyde dehydrogenase family protein: MSTTNFVAVSDTVRTFVARDFGLFIDGEMQPAHAAARLDVYDPATGERLATVADADEHDVDRAVASAKHAFDTRVWSGLRPADRERILLKLADLIERDAETLAQLETLNQGKSIHVSRAIEVGASVEYVRYMAGWATKITGQTLDVSIPFPPGTRYTAYTRKEPVGVVAAIVPWNFPLMIAVWKLIPALAAGCTIVLKPSPETPLTALRLAELAREAGVPPGAFNVVTGGRTCGAALASHPSIAKISFTGSTATGKLVGAAAVQNMTRFSLELGGKNPVVMLDDVDVAQALDGVAAGAFFNQGQVCAAASRIYVHRSKFAQLADGLAGVAQSMKLGAGLDTTAQINPLVSAHHRDKVVQHIEGARRAGLTFLAGGTPADDLPGYFVKPAVIADPHPDSAIVRDEVFGPVIVVVPFDDAADAVRLANASPYGLAASIWSNDLKRVMNLVPQIEAGTVWVNCHIPLDPSMPFGGYKQSGIGREFGQYAIEGFTETKSVCIAH; this comes from the coding sequence ATGAGCACCACGAACTTCGTCGCTGTCAGCGACACCGTGCGCACCTTCGTTGCGCGCGATTTCGGCCTCTTCATCGACGGCGAAATGCAGCCCGCACACGCGGCTGCGCGGCTCGACGTGTACGACCCCGCGACGGGCGAGCGGCTCGCGACGGTCGCGGACGCCGACGAGCACGACGTCGATCGCGCGGTCGCCAGCGCGAAGCACGCGTTCGATACGCGCGTATGGAGCGGCCTGCGCCCGGCCGACCGCGAACGCATCCTGCTGAAACTCGCCGACCTGATCGAACGCGACGCCGAAACGCTCGCGCAGCTCGAAACGCTGAACCAGGGCAAGTCGATCCACGTGTCGCGCGCGATCGAGGTCGGCGCGAGCGTCGAATACGTGCGCTACATGGCCGGCTGGGCGACCAAGATCACCGGCCAGACGCTCGACGTGTCGATCCCGTTCCCGCCAGGCACGCGCTATACGGCCTATACGCGCAAGGAGCCCGTCGGCGTGGTCGCCGCGATCGTGCCGTGGAATTTCCCGCTGATGATCGCGGTGTGGAAGCTGATTCCCGCGCTCGCAGCCGGCTGCACGATCGTGCTGAAGCCGTCGCCGGAAACGCCGCTCACCGCGCTGCGCCTCGCCGAGCTTGCGCGCGAAGCTGGCGTGCCGCCCGGCGCGTTCAACGTCGTTACGGGTGGACGCACGTGCGGCGCCGCGCTCGCGAGCCATCCGTCGATCGCAAAGATCTCGTTCACGGGTTCGACCGCGACCGGCAAGCTGGTCGGCGCGGCGGCCGTGCAGAACATGACGCGCTTCTCGCTCGAGCTCGGCGGCAAGAACCCGGTCGTGATGCTCGACGACGTCGACGTCGCGCAGGCGCTCGACGGCGTCGCCGCCGGCGCGTTCTTCAACCAGGGGCAGGTGTGCGCGGCCGCGTCGCGCATCTATGTGCATCGCAGCAAGTTCGCGCAGCTCGCGGACGGCCTCGCGGGCGTCGCGCAGTCGATGAAGCTCGGCGCGGGCCTCGACACGACCGCGCAGATCAACCCGCTCGTCTCCGCACACCATCGCGACAAGGTCGTCCAGCACATCGAAGGCGCGCGCCGCGCCGGCCTCACCTTCCTCGCGGGCGGCACGCCGGCCGACGACCTGCCCGGCTATTTCGTGAAGCCGGCCGTGATCGCCGATCCGCATCCGGACAGCGCGATCGTGCGCGACGAGGTGTTCGGCCCGGTGATCGTCGTCGTGCCGTTCGACGACGCGGCCGACGCCGTGCGCCTCGCGAACGCGTCGCCATACGGCCTCGCCGCGAGCATCTGGAGCAACGACCTGAAGCGCGTGATGAACCTCGTGCCGCAGATCGAGGCCGGCACCGTGTGGGTGAACTGCCATATCCCGCTCGACCCGTCGATGCCGTTCGGCGGCTACAAGCAATCGGGCATCGGCCGCGAGTTCGGCCAGTACGCGATCGAAGGCTTCACCGAAACCAAATCCGTCTGCATCGCGCACTGA
- a CDS encoding aspartate aminotransferase family protein gives MSYNEAKFWHPMVHPNEMKQRKPIRIVRGDGCYVFDEEGRKLVDGVAGLWNVNVGHNRKEVKDAIVRQLDELEYFQLFDGISHPRAEELSKKVIDMLEPEGMRRVLYSSGGSDSIETALKIARQYWKVRGQADRTKFISLKQGYHGTHFGGASVNGNTVFRRNYEPNLPGCFHVETPWLYRNPFTQDPEELGRICAEMLEREIQFQSPDTVAAFIAEPIQGAGGVIVPPANYWPLVREVCDRYGVLLIADEVVTGFGRSGSMFGSRGWGVRPDIMCLAKGISSGYVPLGATVVNARIEDAFAANADFGGAIMHGYTYAGHPVACAAAIASLDIVVKEDLPANAAKQGAYLLEALQPFAERFASVGEVRGKGLMLALDLVANKATREPIDPLSGYANAVAEVARENGVLVRPVGTKIILSPPLVIQREQLDRIVDALAAGFEVVPFA, from the coding sequence ATGAGCTACAACGAAGCGAAATTCTGGCACCCGATGGTGCACCCGAACGAAATGAAGCAGCGCAAGCCGATCCGCATCGTGCGCGGCGACGGCTGCTACGTGTTCGACGAAGAGGGCCGCAAGCTCGTCGACGGCGTTGCGGGCCTGTGGAACGTGAACGTCGGCCACAACCGCAAGGAAGTGAAGGACGCGATCGTGCGCCAGCTCGACGAGCTCGAATACTTCCAGCTGTTCGACGGGATCTCGCACCCGCGCGCGGAGGAGTTGTCGAAGAAGGTGATCGACATGCTCGAGCCTGAAGGGATGCGCCGCGTGCTGTACAGCTCGGGCGGTTCCGACTCGATCGAGACCGCGCTGAAGATCGCGCGCCAGTACTGGAAGGTGCGCGGCCAGGCCGATCGCACGAAGTTCATCTCGCTGAAGCAGGGCTATCACGGCACGCACTTCGGCGGCGCATCGGTGAACGGCAACACGGTGTTCCGCCGCAACTACGAGCCGAACCTGCCCGGCTGCTTCCACGTCGAGACGCCGTGGCTGTACCGCAACCCGTTCACGCAGGATCCGGAGGAACTCGGCCGGATCTGCGCGGAAATGCTCGAGCGCGAGATCCAGTTCCAGAGCCCCGACACGGTCGCCGCGTTCATCGCGGAGCCGATCCAGGGCGCGGGCGGCGTGATCGTGCCGCCGGCCAACTACTGGCCGCTCGTGCGCGAGGTGTGCGACCGATACGGCGTGCTGCTGATCGCCGACGAAGTCGTGACGGGCTTCGGCCGCAGCGGCAGCATGTTCGGCAGCCGCGGCTGGGGCGTGCGCCCGGACATCATGTGTCTCGCGAAGGGGATCTCGTCGGGCTACGTGCCGCTCGGCGCGACGGTCGTGAACGCGCGGATCGAGGACGCGTTCGCCGCGAATGCGGACTTCGGCGGCGCGATCATGCACGGCTACACGTATGCGGGCCACCCGGTCGCGTGCGCGGCCGCGATCGCGAGCCTCGACATCGTCGTGAAGGAAGACCTGCCGGCGAACGCGGCGAAGCAGGGCGCGTATCTGCTCGAAGCGCTGCAGCCGTTCGCGGAACGCTTCGCATCAGTCGGCGAAGTGCGCGGCAAGGGGCTGATGCTCGCGCTCGACCTCGTCGCGAACAAGGCGACGCGCGAGCCGATCGACCCGCTGTCCGGCTATGCGAACGCGGTCGCGGAAGTCGCGCGCGAGAACGGCGTGCTGGTGCGACCGGTCGGCACGAAGATCATCCTGTCGCCGCCTCTCGTGATCCAGCGCGAGCAGCTCGACCGGATCGTCGACGCGCTCGCGGCGGGCTTCGAGGTCGTGCCGTTCGCGTGA
- a CDS encoding APC family permease produces MSGWSGVTGAAGDTSAGTPAEAGGGTALKAGAVGFPTALASAVGLIMASPVILTATSGFGMGGWAFAVAMIIAFVMMQAQATTFSEAAAMLPTAGSVYDYLSSGLGRFWAITGTISAYFLVHVFAGTAETILSGIMALVNFESLNAAFEKHNSSWLVGVGLVVTFAITNIVGIKVFSKLEIVLTAGMWLSLMIFGILGLAAAPAVHLDGWFGGSEVGTSVPAVLSLVGMAMFMFVGCEFVTPLAPEMKAPGRTIPRAMTIGLVGVAICMFLYGAAIRRQVANVPVSPDGLTHLLDTPGAIPAFALQVLGPFGRIWFGIAFLFAGAATINTLMAGLPRILYGMAIDGALPRCFAYLHPRFKTPVVGIVAAAVVPIFHAWLINGNLDSILHLVLAATCAWGTAYLLVTASVVMLRIRRPDLPRPYRSPLFPLPQIVSSVGIVLAIWYITPPGMNPRDIYVPFGAMLGLTALYALFWTLVVQRRHPFKPVPVEEVLRNEHVAS; encoded by the coding sequence ATGTCGGGATGGTCGGGAGTTACCGGCGCCGCGGGCGATACGTCCGCCGGCACGCCGGCCGAAGCGGGCGGCGGCACGGCGCTGAAGGCGGGTGCGGTCGGCTTTCCGACCGCGCTGGCGAGCGCCGTCGGCCTCATCATGGCAAGCCCGGTGATCCTCACCGCGACGTCGGGCTTCGGGATGGGCGGCTGGGCGTTCGCGGTCGCGATGATCATCGCGTTCGTGATGATGCAGGCGCAGGCGACCACGTTCTCCGAAGCCGCCGCGATGCTGCCGACGGCCGGCTCGGTTTACGATTACCTGTCGTCCGGGCTGGGCCGCTTCTGGGCGATCACCGGCACGATCTCCGCGTATTTCCTCGTGCACGTGTTCGCCGGCACGGCCGAGACGATCCTGAGCGGCATCATGGCGCTCGTCAATTTCGAATCGCTGAACGCCGCGTTCGAGAAGCACAACAGTTCCTGGCTCGTCGGCGTCGGCCTCGTGGTCACGTTCGCGATCACCAACATCGTCGGCATCAAGGTGTTCAGCAAGCTCGAGATCGTGCTGACGGCCGGCATGTGGCTGTCGCTGATGATCTTCGGGATCCTCGGGCTCGCGGCCGCGCCGGCCGTGCACCTCGACGGCTGGTTCGGCGGCTCGGAAGTCGGCACGTCGGTGCCGGCCGTGCTGTCGCTGGTCGGGATGGCGATGTTCATGTTCGTCGGCTGCGAGTTCGTCACGCCGCTCGCGCCGGAAATGAAGGCGCCGGGCCGCACGATCCCGCGCGCGATGACGATCGGCCTCGTCGGCGTCGCGATCTGCATGTTCCTGTACGGCGCCGCGATCCGCCGCCAGGTCGCGAACGTGCCCGTGAGCCCCGACGGCCTCACGCACCTGCTCGACACGCCGGGCGCGATTCCCGCGTTCGCGCTGCAGGTGCTCGGCCCGTTCGGCCGCATCTGGTTCGGCATCGCGTTCCTGTTCGCGGGCGCCGCGACGATCAACACGCTGATGGCCGGGCTGCCGCGCATCCTGTACGGGATGGCGATCGACGGCGCGCTGCCGCGCTGCTTCGCGTACCTTCATCCGCGCTTCAAGACGCCCGTGGTCGGGATCGTCGCGGCGGCCGTCGTGCCGATCTTCCATGCGTGGCTGATCAACGGCAATCTCGACAGCATCCTGCACCTCGTGCTCGCCGCGACCTGCGCGTGGGGCACCGCGTACCTGCTCGTCACCGCGTCGGTCGTGATGCTGCGCATTCGCCGCCCGGACCTGCCGCGCCCGTACCGCTCGCCGCTGTTTCCGCTGCCGCAGATCGTGTCGAGCGTCGGCATCGTGCTCGCGATCTGGTACATCACGCCGCCCGGCATGAACCCGCGCGACATCTACGTGCCGTTCGGCGCGATGCTCGGGCTCACCGCGCTGTACGCGCTGTTCTGGACGCTCGTCGTGCAGCGCCGGCATCCGTTCAAGCCGGTGCCGGTCGAGGAAGTGCTGCGCAACGAGCACGTCGCGTCGTGA